In Mastomys coucha isolate ucsf_1 unplaced genomic scaffold, UCSF_Mcou_1 pScaffold20, whole genome shotgun sequence, one DNA window encodes the following:
- the Rad51ap1 gene encoding RAD51-associated protein 1 isoform X3: protein MACPGKGVCARSGILSSARRRRLRQASGDWRAGAPGAWRLTSRFWAGIETAATAALQLWSTATLETAPWCALPEIKNQSIIHSLRILAVTLMSKTVPKVLKQEKPKPNLKNLQKEEVLPTEPPKKRVALDDKVFQRGLEVALALSVKNLPTLTNQVKESEEKSSDKQGKRKTEKTDKPPHFSNCSVASDDVEDLNKITEEGDAEGVEGERKAASEGEALPRRVLSEDSGASSANDTEPEGAAGEDSESDPDFDENEESDEDFGVRRSKETKKKTVQKKPAGEKREKKSKPKCEASVTSVDPAPAAIKSGSPSLPQAIGLPSEATRKPAIMCSPSAESKRPKWVPPAASGSRNSSSSPLAGIPAKSPSQSLRLGLSRLAPVKRLHPSATSSQVR from the exons ATGGCGTGCCCGGGCAAAGGTGTGTGTGCGCGCTCAGGCATTCTCTCCTCAGCACGCAGGCGCCGCCTCCGGCAGGCGAGCGGTGATTGGCGGGCTGGCGCACCGGGGGCGTGGAGATTGACGTCTAGGTTTTGGGCGGGAATTGAAACCGCCGCCACCGCTGCTCTCCAGCTCTGGAGCACCGCTACTCTGGAAACGGCACCATGGTGCGCCCTACCAG aaataaaaaaccAGTCAATTATTCACAGTTTGAGGATTCTGGCAGTGACTCTGATG TCAAAAACCGTGCCAAAGGTGTTAAAGCAAGAAAAACCAAAGCCTAACTTGAAGAATCTCCAAAAAGAAGAGGTCTTACCAACAGAACCCCCTAAAAAAAG GGTGGCTTTAGATGACAAGGTCTTCCAGAGAGGTCTAGAAGTTGCCCTGGCTTTATCTGTGAAGAATCTTCCAACACTTACCAACCAAGTGAAGGAGTCTGAAGAGAAAA GCAGTGACAAACAaggcaaaaggaaaacagaaaaaacgGATAAACCTCCCCATTTCTCTAACTGCAGTGTAGCCAGTGATGATGTAG AAGATTTGAACAAGATCACAGAAGAGGGGGATGCCGAGGGTgttgaaggagagagaaaagcagcaTCTGAAGGCGAAGCTCTGCCGAGGAGGGTACTTTCAGAGGACAGCGGTGCCAGCAGTGCTAATGACACTGAGCCAGAGGGTGCGGCTG GTGAAGATTCAGAAAGTGATCCTGATTTTGATGAGAATGAAGAAAGTGATGAAGACTTTGGTgtaagaagaagtaaagaaacaaagaagaaaacagtgcAGAAGAAACCCGCaggggaaaagagggaaaagaaatcaaaacccaAATGTGAGGCATCAG TGACTTCAGTAGACCCAGCTCCAGCTGCCATCAAGTCAGGATCTCCATCCTTACCCCAGGCAATCGGTCTTCCTTCTGAGGCCACTAGGAAACCAGCAATAATGTGCAGCCCCTCAGCTGAGAGCAAGAGGCCCAAGTGGGTCCCCCCAG CTGCCTCTGGGAGCAGAAACTCCAGCAGCAGCCCATTGGCAGGAATACCCGCCAAGTCCCCAAGTCAGAGTCTGCGGCTGGGCCTCTCCCGATTAGCGCCAGTTAAGCGTTTGCATCCAAGTGCCACAAGCAGCCAAGTGCGGTAG
- the Rad51ap1 gene encoding RAD51-associated protein 1 isoform X6 — translation MSKTVPKVLKQEKPKPNLKNLQKEEVLPTEPPKKRVALDDKVFQRGLEVALALSVKNLPTLTNQVKESEEKSSDKQGKRKTEKTDKPPHFSNCSVASDDVEDLNKITEEGDAEGVEGERKAASEGEALPRRVLSEDSGASSANDTEPEGAAGEDSESDPDFDENEESDEDFGVRRSKETKKKTVQKKPAGEKREKKSKPKCEASVTSVDPAPAAIKSGSPSLPQAIGLPSEATRKPAIMCSPSAESKRPKWVPPAASGSRNSSSSPLAGIPAKSPSQSLRLGLSRLAPVKRLHPSATSSQVR, via the exons ATG TCAAAAACCGTGCCAAAGGTGTTAAAGCAAGAAAAACCAAAGCCTAACTTGAAGAATCTCCAAAAAGAAGAGGTCTTACCAACAGAACCCCCTAAAAAAAG GGTGGCTTTAGATGACAAGGTCTTCCAGAGAGGTCTAGAAGTTGCCCTGGCTTTATCTGTGAAGAATCTTCCAACACTTACCAACCAAGTGAAGGAGTCTGAAGAGAAAA GCAGTGACAAACAaggcaaaaggaaaacagaaaaaacgGATAAACCTCCCCATTTCTCTAACTGCAGTGTAGCCAGTGATGATGTAG AAGATTTGAACAAGATCACAGAAGAGGGGGATGCCGAGGGTgttgaaggagagagaaaagcagcaTCTGAAGGCGAAGCTCTGCCGAGGAGGGTACTTTCAGAGGACAGCGGTGCCAGCAGTGCTAATGACACTGAGCCAGAGGGTGCGGCTG GTGAAGATTCAGAAAGTGATCCTGATTTTGATGAGAATGAAGAAAGTGATGAAGACTTTGGTgtaagaagaagtaaagaaacaaagaagaaaacagtgcAGAAGAAACCCGCaggggaaaagagggaaaagaaatcaaaacccaAATGTGAGGCATCAG TGACTTCAGTAGACCCAGCTCCAGCTGCCATCAAGTCAGGATCTCCATCCTTACCCCAGGCAATCGGTCTTCCTTCTGAGGCCACTAGGAAACCAGCAATAATGTGCAGCCCCTCAGCTGAGAGCAAGAGGCCCAAGTGGGTCCCCCCAG CTGCCTCTGGGAGCAGAAACTCCAGCAGCAGCCCATTGGCAGGAATACCCGCCAAGTCCCCAAGTCAGAGTCTGCGGCTGGGCCTCTCCCGATTAGCGCCAGTTAAGCGTTTGCATCCAAGTGCCACAAGCAGCCAAGTGCGGTAG
- the Rad51ap1 gene encoding RAD51-associated protein 1 isoform X1 — protein MACPGKGVCARSGILSSARRRRLRQASGDWRAGAPGAWRLTSRFWAGIETAATAALQLWSTATLETAPWCALPGVCVYVGICINKKPVNYSQFEDSGSDSDDDFISVSVNKSKTVPKVLKQEKPKPNLKNLQKEEVLPTEPPKKRVALDDKVFQRGLEVALALSVKNLPTLTNQVKESEEKSSDKQGKRKTEKTDKPPHFSNCSVASDDVEDLNKITEEGDAEGVEGERKAASEGEALPRRVLSEDSGASSANDTEPEGAAGEDSESDPDFDENEESDEDFGVRRSKETKKKTVQKKPAGEKREKKSKPKCEASVTSVDPAPAAIKSGSPSLPQAIGLPSEATRKPAIMCSPSAESKRPKWVPPAASGSRNSSSSPLAGIPAKSPSQSLRLGLSRLAPVKRLHPSATSSQVR, from the exons ATGGCGTGCCCGGGCAAAGGTGTGTGTGCGCGCTCAGGCATTCTCTCCTCAGCACGCAGGCGCCGCCTCCGGCAGGCGAGCGGTGATTGGCGGGCTGGCGCACCGGGGGCGTGGAGATTGACGTCTAGGTTTTGGGCGGGAATTGAAACCGCCGCCACCGCTGCTCTCCAGCTCTGGAGCACCGCTACTCTGGAAACGGCACCATGGTGCGCCCTACCAG gtgtctgtgtctatgtgggtatatgcat aaataaaaaaccAGTCAATTATTCACAGTTTGAGGATTCTGGCAGTGACTCTGATG atgattttatttctgtatctgtAAACAAGTCAAAAACCGTGCCAAAGGTGTTAAAGCAAGAAAAACCAAAGCCTAACTTGAAGAATCTCCAAAAAGAAGAGGTCTTACCAACAGAACCCCCTAAAAAAAG GGTGGCTTTAGATGACAAGGTCTTCCAGAGAGGTCTAGAAGTTGCCCTGGCTTTATCTGTGAAGAATCTTCCAACACTTACCAACCAAGTGAAGGAGTCTGAAGAGAAAA GCAGTGACAAACAaggcaaaaggaaaacagaaaaaacgGATAAACCTCCCCATTTCTCTAACTGCAGTGTAGCCAGTGATGATGTAG AAGATTTGAACAAGATCACAGAAGAGGGGGATGCCGAGGGTgttgaaggagagagaaaagcagcaTCTGAAGGCGAAGCTCTGCCGAGGAGGGTACTTTCAGAGGACAGCGGTGCCAGCAGTGCTAATGACACTGAGCCAGAGGGTGCGGCTG GTGAAGATTCAGAAAGTGATCCTGATTTTGATGAGAATGAAGAAAGTGATGAAGACTTTGGTgtaagaagaagtaaagaaacaaagaagaaaacagtgcAGAAGAAACCCGCaggggaaaagagggaaaagaaatcaaaacccaAATGTGAGGCATCAG TGACTTCAGTAGACCCAGCTCCAGCTGCCATCAAGTCAGGATCTCCATCCTTACCCCAGGCAATCGGTCTTCCTTCTGAGGCCACTAGGAAACCAGCAATAATGTGCAGCCCCTCAGCTGAGAGCAAGAGGCCCAAGTGGGTCCCCCCAG CTGCCTCTGGGAGCAGAAACTCCAGCAGCAGCCCATTGGCAGGAATACCCGCCAAGTCCCCAAGTCAGAGTCTGCGGCTGGGCCTCTCCCGATTAGCGCCAGTTAAGCGTTTGCATCCAAGTGCCACAAGCAGCCAAGTGCGGTAG
- the Rad51ap1 gene encoding RAD51-associated protein 1 isoform X4: MVRPTRNKKPVNYSQFEDSGSDSDDDFISVSVNKSKTVPKVLKQEKPKPNLKNLQKEEVLPTEPPKKRVALDDKVFQRGLEVALALSVKNLPTLTNQVKESEEKSSDKQGKRKTEKTDKPPHFSNCSVASDDVEDLNKITEEGDAEGVEGERKAASEGEALPRRVLSEDSGASSANDTEPEGAAGEDSESDPDFDENEESDEDFGVRRSKETKKKTVQKKPAGEKREKKSKPKCEASVTSVDPAPAAIKSGSPSLPQAIGLPSEATRKPAIMCSPSAESKRPKWVPPAASGSRNSSSSPLAGIPAKSPSQSLRLGLSRLAPVKRLHPSATSSQVR; this comes from the exons ATGGTGCGCCCTACCAG aaataaaaaaccAGTCAATTATTCACAGTTTGAGGATTCTGGCAGTGACTCTGATG atgattttatttctgtatctgtAAACAAGTCAAAAACCGTGCCAAAGGTGTTAAAGCAAGAAAAACCAAAGCCTAACTTGAAGAATCTCCAAAAAGAAGAGGTCTTACCAACAGAACCCCCTAAAAAAAG GGTGGCTTTAGATGACAAGGTCTTCCAGAGAGGTCTAGAAGTTGCCCTGGCTTTATCTGTGAAGAATCTTCCAACACTTACCAACCAAGTGAAGGAGTCTGAAGAGAAAA GCAGTGACAAACAaggcaaaaggaaaacagaaaaaacgGATAAACCTCCCCATTTCTCTAACTGCAGTGTAGCCAGTGATGATGTAG AAGATTTGAACAAGATCACAGAAGAGGGGGATGCCGAGGGTgttgaaggagagagaaaagcagcaTCTGAAGGCGAAGCTCTGCCGAGGAGGGTACTTTCAGAGGACAGCGGTGCCAGCAGTGCTAATGACACTGAGCCAGAGGGTGCGGCTG GTGAAGATTCAGAAAGTGATCCTGATTTTGATGAGAATGAAGAAAGTGATGAAGACTTTGGTgtaagaagaagtaaagaaacaaagaagaaaacagtgcAGAAGAAACCCGCaggggaaaagagggaaaagaaatcaaaacccaAATGTGAGGCATCAG TGACTTCAGTAGACCCAGCTCCAGCTGCCATCAAGTCAGGATCTCCATCCTTACCCCAGGCAATCGGTCTTCCTTCTGAGGCCACTAGGAAACCAGCAATAATGTGCAGCCCCTCAGCTGAGAGCAAGAGGCCCAAGTGGGTCCCCCCAG CTGCCTCTGGGAGCAGAAACTCCAGCAGCAGCCCATTGGCAGGAATACCCGCCAAGTCCCCAAGTCAGAGTCTGCGGCTGGGCCTCTCCCGATTAGCGCCAGTTAAGCGTTTGCATCCAAGTGCCACAAGCAGCCAAGTGCGGTAG
- the Rad51ap1 gene encoding RAD51-associated protein 1 isoform X2: protein MACPGKGVCARSGILSSARRRRLRQASGDWRAGAPGAWRLTSRFWAGIETAATAALQLWSTATLETAPWCALPGVCVYVGICINKKPVNYSQFEDSGSDSDDDFISVSVNKSKTVPKVLKQEKPKPNLKNLQKEEVLPTEPPKKRVALDDKVFQRGLEVALALSVKNLPTLTNQVKESEEKSSDKQGKRKTEKTDKPPHFSNCSVASDDVDLNKITEEGDAEGVEGERKAASEGEALPRRVLSEDSGASSANDTEPEGAAGEDSESDPDFDENEESDEDFGVRRSKETKKKTVQKKPAGEKREKKSKPKCEASVTSVDPAPAAIKSGSPSLPQAIGLPSEATRKPAIMCSPSAESKRPKWVPPAASGSRNSSSSPLAGIPAKSPSQSLRLGLSRLAPVKRLHPSATSSQVR, encoded by the exons ATGGCGTGCCCGGGCAAAGGTGTGTGTGCGCGCTCAGGCATTCTCTCCTCAGCACGCAGGCGCCGCCTCCGGCAGGCGAGCGGTGATTGGCGGGCTGGCGCACCGGGGGCGTGGAGATTGACGTCTAGGTTTTGGGCGGGAATTGAAACCGCCGCCACCGCTGCTCTCCAGCTCTGGAGCACCGCTACTCTGGAAACGGCACCATGGTGCGCCCTACCAG gtgtctgtgtctatgtgggtatatgcat aaataaaaaaccAGTCAATTATTCACAGTTTGAGGATTCTGGCAGTGACTCTGATG atgattttatttctgtatctgtAAACAAGTCAAAAACCGTGCCAAAGGTGTTAAAGCAAGAAAAACCAAAGCCTAACTTGAAGAATCTCCAAAAAGAAGAGGTCTTACCAACAGAACCCCCTAAAAAAAG GGTGGCTTTAGATGACAAGGTCTTCCAGAGAGGTCTAGAAGTTGCCCTGGCTTTATCTGTGAAGAATCTTCCAACACTTACCAACCAAGTGAAGGAGTCTGAAGAGAAAA GCAGTGACAAACAaggcaaaaggaaaacagaaaaaacgGATAAACCTCCCCATTTCTCTAACTGCAGTGTAGCCAGTGATGATGTAG ATTTGAACAAGATCACAGAAGAGGGGGATGCCGAGGGTgttgaaggagagagaaaagcagcaTCTGAAGGCGAAGCTCTGCCGAGGAGGGTACTTTCAGAGGACAGCGGTGCCAGCAGTGCTAATGACACTGAGCCAGAGGGTGCGGCTG GTGAAGATTCAGAAAGTGATCCTGATTTTGATGAGAATGAAGAAAGTGATGAAGACTTTGGTgtaagaagaagtaaagaaacaaagaagaaaacagtgcAGAAGAAACCCGCaggggaaaagagggaaaagaaatcaaaacccaAATGTGAGGCATCAG TGACTTCAGTAGACCCAGCTCCAGCTGCCATCAAGTCAGGATCTCCATCCTTACCCCAGGCAATCGGTCTTCCTTCTGAGGCCACTAGGAAACCAGCAATAATGTGCAGCCCCTCAGCTGAGAGCAAGAGGCCCAAGTGGGTCCCCCCAG CTGCCTCTGGGAGCAGAAACTCCAGCAGCAGCCCATTGGCAGGAATACCCGCCAAGTCCCCAAGTCAGAGTCTGCGGCTGGGCCTCTCCCGATTAGCGCCAGTTAAGCGTTTGCATCCAAGTGCCACAAGCAGCCAAGTGCGGTAG
- the Rad51ap1 gene encoding RAD51-associated protein 1 isoform X5, with the protein MVRPTRNKKPVNYSQFEDSGSDSDDDFISVSVNKSKTVPKVLKQEKPKPNLKNLQKEEVLPTEPPKKRVALDDKVFQRGLEVALALSVKNLPTLTNQVKESEEKSSDKQGKRKTEKTDKPPHFSNCSVASDDVDLNKITEEGDAEGVEGERKAASEGEALPRRVLSEDSGASSANDTEPEGAAGEDSESDPDFDENEESDEDFGVRRSKETKKKTVQKKPAGEKREKKSKPKCEASVTSVDPAPAAIKSGSPSLPQAIGLPSEATRKPAIMCSPSAESKRPKWVPPAASGSRNSSSSPLAGIPAKSPSQSLRLGLSRLAPVKRLHPSATSSQVR; encoded by the exons ATGGTGCGCCCTACCAG aaataaaaaaccAGTCAATTATTCACAGTTTGAGGATTCTGGCAGTGACTCTGATG atgattttatttctgtatctgtAAACAAGTCAAAAACCGTGCCAAAGGTGTTAAAGCAAGAAAAACCAAAGCCTAACTTGAAGAATCTCCAAAAAGAAGAGGTCTTACCAACAGAACCCCCTAAAAAAAG GGTGGCTTTAGATGACAAGGTCTTCCAGAGAGGTCTAGAAGTTGCCCTGGCTTTATCTGTGAAGAATCTTCCAACACTTACCAACCAAGTGAAGGAGTCTGAAGAGAAAA GCAGTGACAAACAaggcaaaaggaaaacagaaaaaacgGATAAACCTCCCCATTTCTCTAACTGCAGTGTAGCCAGTGATGATGTAG ATTTGAACAAGATCACAGAAGAGGGGGATGCCGAGGGTgttgaaggagagagaaaagcagcaTCTGAAGGCGAAGCTCTGCCGAGGAGGGTACTTTCAGAGGACAGCGGTGCCAGCAGTGCTAATGACACTGAGCCAGAGGGTGCGGCTG GTGAAGATTCAGAAAGTGATCCTGATTTTGATGAGAATGAAGAAAGTGATGAAGACTTTGGTgtaagaagaagtaaagaaacaaagaagaaaacagtgcAGAAGAAACCCGCaggggaaaagagggaaaagaaatcaaaacccaAATGTGAGGCATCAG TGACTTCAGTAGACCCAGCTCCAGCTGCCATCAAGTCAGGATCTCCATCCTTACCCCAGGCAATCGGTCTTCCTTCTGAGGCCACTAGGAAACCAGCAATAATGTGCAGCCCCTCAGCTGAGAGCAAGAGGCCCAAGTGGGTCCCCCCAG CTGCCTCTGGGAGCAGAAACTCCAGCAGCAGCCCATTGGCAGGAATACCCGCCAAGTCCCCAAGTCAGAGTCTGCGGCTGGGCCTCTCCCGATTAGCGCCAGTTAAGCGTTTGCATCCAAGTGCCACAAGCAGCCAAGTGCGGTAG